A part of Bacteroidia bacterium genomic DNA contains:
- a CDS encoding DUF1501 domain-containing protein, whose protein sequence is MSNEFLESRLNVNRRHFLGKLGLGIGSVALGSLLIPDLFSGGDAATDAMSLGFTHFAPKAKRVIYLFQNGAPSQLETFDYKPMLRKMHGEDLPDSIRMGQRLTGMTSNQTKFPLVGSYFDFKQYGKSGAWISDLLPNIGSIADDLCIIRTMHTEAINHDPALTFMQTGAQQGNRPSMGAWASYGLGSENKNLPAFCVLLSRGRGNGQGVYAKLWTNGFLDSVHQGVQFSNSEDPVLFLKNPDGTDKQSRRKMLDKLAELNQMEFDELGDPEIKTKVQQYEMAYRMQTAVPEITDLKREPEHIIQMYGPDCLVPGTFAANCLLARKLSESGVRFVQLYHQGWDQHGQLPSEMPLQAEDVDRASAALVKDLKQRGLLDETLVIWGGEFGRTNYCQGTLTRDNYGRDHHPRCYSIWMAGGGVKPGIVYGETDELGYNIVKDPVHINDFHATFLHLLGLDHERLTYKHLGRRYRLTDVAGKLVKDIIA, encoded by the coding sequence ATGTCAAACGAATTTCTCGAAAGCCGATTGAACGTAAACCGCCGCCATTTTCTGGGAAAACTTGGCCTTGGAATCGGTAGTGTAGCACTGGGCTCTCTGTTGATCCCTGATCTTTTCAGCGGAGGAGATGCTGCCACAGACGCAATGTCACTGGGGTTCACCCATTTTGCACCCAAAGCTAAAAGAGTCATTTACCTCTTTCAGAATGGCGCGCCTTCTCAATTGGAAACATTTGACTACAAACCCATGTTGCGCAAGATGCATGGGGAGGATCTGCCGGATTCCATCAGGATGGGACAAAGACTTACCGGTATGACATCCAATCAAACCAAATTTCCACTGGTCGGGTCTTATTTTGACTTCAAACAATACGGAAAATCGGGAGCATGGATCAGCGACCTTCTCCCCAATATTGGCAGCATAGCCGATGACCTGTGTATCATTCGCACGATGCACACGGAGGCGATTAATCATGACCCTGCGCTTACTTTTATGCAGACCGGCGCACAGCAGGGAAACCGGCCAAGCATGGGCGCGTGGGCAAGCTATGGTCTGGGAAGTGAAAACAAAAATCTTCCCGCATTCTGTGTCTTGTTGTCCAGAGGCAGGGGAAACGGACAAGGTGTATATGCTAAATTGTGGACCAATGGATTTCTGGATAGTGTACATCAGGGCGTGCAGTTTAGCAATAGCGAAGACCCTGTATTGTTTTTGAAAAACCCTGACGGCACAGACAAGCAGAGCCGCAGAAAAATGCTGGACAAGCTGGCCGAGCTCAATCAGATGGAATTTGACGAACTGGGAGATCCCGAGATTAAAACCAAAGTCCAGCAATATGAAATGGCCTACCGGATGCAAACAGCCGTACCGGAAATTACAGACCTGAAAAGAGAGCCCGAACATATTATTCAGATGTACGGCCCTGACTGCCTCGTACCCGGTACATTTGCCGCCAATTGTCTCCTTGCCCGTAAACTCTCCGAATCGGGCGTACGATTTGTGCAGTTGTATCACCAGGGCTGGGATCAGCATGGCCAGCTTCCATCTGAAATGCCACTTCAGGCTGAAGACGTTGACAGAGCTTCTGCCGCATTGGTCAAAGACCTCAAACAGCGTGGGCTGCTCGATGAAACACTGGTAATCTGGGGCGGAGAATTTGGCCGCACAAACTACTGCCAGGGCACACTCACCCGCGACAATTATGGACGGGATCACCACCCCAGATGCTATTCAATCTGGATGGCAGGAGGCGGGGTGAAACCCGGAATTGTGTATGGAGAAACGGACGAATTGGGCTATAATATTGTGAAAGACCCTGTCCATATCAATGATTTCCACGCTACCTTCCTTCACTTGCTGGGACTTGATCACGAAAGACTTACCTACAAACATTTGGGCAGAAGATACCGCCTGACCGATGTTGCCGGAAAACTTGTAAAGGATATTATCGCCTGA
- a CDS encoding PSD1 and planctomycete cytochrome C domain-containing protein, with the protein MSNLLSVLKALQKRTRWLIAGVAGIVGCVLLFTLNAHTFISSGNSLPEKVDFNRHIRPILSDKCFKCHGPDAKQRKAGLRLDTPEGAFAALEETPDQFALVAGNPDASAVFHRIVATDTTERMPPPESKLKLSERDILLIKKWIEQGAEYKPHWAFIPPEKAPLPKLKNKKWVKNEIDAFVLAHLEEIGLKPNAEADKERLLKRVSMDLTGLPPTIEMQDRFLADNSPDAYEKMVDELLASKSYGEKMAIQWLDVARYADSHGYQDDGLRTMWPWRDWVIHAFNENYPYDKFVTWQLAGDLLPQPSKEMLLATGFNRNHKITQEGGVIDEEYRIEYVTDRTNTFGKAMLGLSFECAKCHDHKYDPISQKDYYSTFSFFNQVPEKGLVGTIDASFADPPNMKITEADVADYLSFINKKDTAPVMVMIMKDSVGIRSTHILNRGNYDAPADEVSFATPQTIMPFDTTRFEKNRLGLTKWLFAPENPLASRVFVNRIWQEVFGRGIVKTVGDFGMQGDLPTHPELLDWLAVDFRENGWDIKRLMKMIVMSATYRQSSEVSREMLDKDPENLYLARAPRIRFASEIVRDHVLASSGLLTPTIGGPSIKPYQPKGLWEAATSGRGLLMNYVQDHNEDLYRRGMYVFIKRTVPPPVMLMFDASNRDQCEVRRIATNTPLQALVMLNDPQVLEASRVLAEKLIQKNIAPAQMVETAFRLIICREPKKEELDLLTNYLSEEKIAFAEDESNAEKSLAVGEYPHAPVEDKASLAALMQVIHTIYNMEEAITKS; encoded by the coding sequence ATGTCTAACCTACTATCAGTCCTCAAAGCTTTACAGAAGCGTACCAGGTGGCTCATTGCCGGAGTTGCGGGTATCGTTGGTTGTGTACTACTGTTTACGCTGAATGCACACACTTTCATTTCTTCCGGAAATTCACTCCCGGAAAAAGTGGATTTCAACCGGCATATACGGCCGATTCTTTCCGATAAATGTTTTAAATGCCACGGCCCTGATGCCAAACAGCGAAAAGCCGGCCTCCGGCTTGATACGCCAGAAGGCGCCTTCGCCGCTTTGGAAGAAACGCCCGATCAGTTTGCCCTTGTTGCCGGCAACCCTGATGCATCTGCGGTTTTTCACCGCATCGTGGCGACAGACACTACCGAACGAATGCCTCCCCCTGAATCCAAACTGAAACTCTCGGAAAGAGATATCCTCCTCATAAAAAAATGGATTGAACAAGGCGCTGAATACAAGCCGCACTGGGCATTTATCCCCCCTGAAAAAGCACCACTCCCAAAATTGAAGAATAAAAAGTGGGTAAAAAATGAAATAGATGCATTTGTGCTCGCGCACCTTGAGGAAATTGGCCTTAAACCTAATGCTGAAGCTGACAAAGAAAGGCTGCTCAAACGGGTGTCCATGGATCTCACCGGCCTGCCACCTACGATTGAAATGCAAGACCGTTTTCTCGCCGACAATTCTCCCGATGCATACGAGAAAATGGTTGACGAACTGCTCGCAAGCAAATCATACGGAGAAAAAATGGCGATTCAATGGCTGGATGTTGCACGCTACGCTGATTCTCACGGGTATCAGGACGACGGACTCCGCACCATGTGGCCCTGGCGCGACTGGGTGATTCACGCTTTTAATGAAAATTATCCCTACGATAAATTTGTTACCTGGCAGTTGGCCGGCGACCTTCTCCCCCAACCTTCCAAAGAAATGCTGCTCGCCACAGGGTTTAACCGCAACCACAAAATCACTCAGGAAGGCGGAGTGATTGATGAAGAATACCGGATTGAATATGTGACCGACCGCACCAATACCTTTGGCAAAGCTATGTTGGGCCTTTCTTTTGAATGTGCCAAATGCCATGATCATAAGTATGACCCTATCTCTCAGAAAGACTATTACAGCACTTTTTCTTTCTTCAATCAGGTGCCGGAAAAAGGCCTGGTAGGTACGATTGATGCATCTTTTGCAGACCCGCCAAATATGAAGATCACCGAAGCCGATGTTGCTGATTATCTCAGTTTCATTAATAAAAAAGATACGGCGCCAGTGATGGTCATGATTATGAAGGATTCGGTAGGCATTCGCTCCACGCATATCCTAAACCGCGGCAATTACGATGCACCTGCTGATGAGGTGAGTTTTGCCACACCCCAAACGATCATGCCTTTTGACACCACCCGTTTTGAAAAAAACCGGCTGGGACTGACAAAATGGTTGTTTGCTCCTGAAAATCCGCTCGCATCAAGAGTTTTTGTCAATCGCATCTGGCAGGAAGTATTTGGCCGGGGAATCGTCAAAACAGTTGGTGATTTTGGTATGCAGGGCGATCTCCCCACACATCCTGAACTACTGGATTGGCTGGCTGTAGATTTTCGGGAAAATGGCTGGGATATCAAACGGCTGATGAAGATGATCGTTATGTCCGCTACTTATCGCCAGTCTTCAGAGGTCAGCCGCGAAATGCTTGACAAAGATCCGGAAAATCTGTATCTGGCCCGGGCTCCGAGGATTCGTTTTGCCTCAGAAATCGTCAGAGATCATGTACTCGCCAGCAGCGGACTGCTTACGCCAACCATCGGCGGACCGAGTATAAAACCCTATCAGCCCAAGGGCTTATGGGAGGCCGCCACCTCTGGCCGGGGACTTCTCATGAACTATGTACAGGATCACAATGAAGATCTTTACCGCAGGGGAATGTATGTGTTTATCAAACGGACCGTTCCCCCGCCTGTCATGCTGATGTTTGATGCATCAAACCGGGATCAGTGTGAAGTGCGCCGTATCGCGACAAATACGCCGCTGCAAGCACTTGTCATGCTCAACGACCCGCAGGTGCTCGAAGCTTCCCGCGTTCTGGCAGAAAAGCTGATCCAGAAGAATATTGCTCCCGCTCAGATGGTCGAAACGGCCTTTCGCCTCATCATTTGCCGGGAACCTAAAAAGGAAGAGCTGGATTTGTTGACCAATTATCTTTCTGAAGAAAAAATAGCTTTTGCTGAAGATGAATCCAATGCAGAAAAATCGCTGGCCGTAGGAGAGTATCCCCATGCACCAGTAGAAGATAAAGCCTCTCTTGCAGCACTTATGCAGGTGATTCACACGATCTACAATATGGAAGAAGCCATTACAAAATCCTGA
- a CDS encoding M23 family metallopeptidase: protein MALVLGTVYLSFTPASSNLYMPYLSPVKNGLVVSGFGMRMHPVLQESRMHQGVDFRAKEGTAVYAAGSGIVLEAVETSGSYGMMIDIHHDNSYVSRYAHLSKMVVTAGEVVIAGQLIGYSGNTGLSTGPHLHYEVIHDKEKVDPMIYLPEDVKVEEAGVSVD from the coding sequence ATGGCCCTGGTACTGGGCACCGTGTATCTGTCTTTTACTCCTGCTTCCTCAAACCTCTATATGCCCTACCTCTCTCCGGTAAAAAATGGATTGGTCGTGTCGGGTTTTGGTATGCGTATGCACCCGGTTTTGCAGGAATCAAGAATGCATCAGGGGGTGGATTTCAGAGCGAAGGAAGGCACCGCAGTGTATGCCGCAGGCTCGGGTATTGTACTTGAAGCAGTCGAAACCTCAGGCAGTTATGGGATGATGATCGATATTCACCATGACAATTCGTACGTAAGCAGATATGCCCATCTGTCAAAAATGGTTGTTACCGCAGGAGAAGTGGTGATCGCCGGCCAATTGATTGGCTATTCTGGAAATACCGGACTGTCCACCGGGCCGCACCTGCACTACGAAGTCATCCATGACAAAGAAAAAGTCGATCCAATGATCTATTTGCCCGAAGACGTAAAAGTCGAAGAAGCAGGAGTTTCTGTGGATTGA
- a CDS encoding T9SS type A sorting domain-containing protein, with protein MKKLLYPSYFVVFFLMYGLLPSSFAQPHSVARQWNEVLLDAIRGDFARPTVHARNLFHTSLAMYDAWAVYDPVAETFFLGKTVGNYTCSFTGVPAPANVKAAQEEAISYAVYRVLRHRFAKSPSAAKIIDECDSLFQALGYDPTFTSINYNTGNPAALGNYIAERIIDFGLQDGSNEKNQYANRFYEPVNPAIAPDIPGNPYIQDPNRWQPISLEVFIDQSGNPIPGRTQPFLSPEWGRVTPFSLTEEDLTIYERDGNEYWVYHDPGPPSYIDPENGGDGSAEYMWGFNLVAVWSGHLDPRDSVMWDISPASIGNIESYPTSAKDYPAFYDLINGGDASRGREINPYTGQPYEPQYVPRADYARVLAEFWADGPASETPPGHWFTILNYVNDHPALQKRFKGQGNVLDDLEWDVKAYLLMGGAMHDVAISAWGVKGWYDYTRPVSAIRYMADRGQSSDPTLPNYHVAGIPLVPGFVELVEAGDPLAGAGNKNVGKIKLFAWKGPDFIFDPETDEAGVDWILAENWWPYQRPTFVTPPFAGYVSGHSTYSRAAAEVMTMLTGDEYFPGGMSGFVAKKNEFLVFEEGPSMDVILQWATYRDASDQTSLSRIWGGIHPPMDDIPGRFMGMEIGVEAFNLAEKYFTGNAPNAPEPPATQLFPNPLYATENMTVRVNVLTDMIDIQMFDLAGRQIEVKFLKSGFEWILDIPNETSPGTYIIRITGDTFSNAHKIQVL; from the coding sequence ATGAAAAAACTACTTTACCCATCGTATTTTGTTGTATTTTTTCTGATGTACGGGTTGCTCCCGTCTTCTTTTGCACAACCGCATTCTGTCGCCCGGCAGTGGAATGAAGTACTTCTGGATGCGATACGGGGCGATTTTGCAAGACCTACCGTTCATGCCCGAAACCTGTTTCATACTTCGCTCGCCATGTACGATGCCTGGGCGGTGTATGACCCCGTGGCGGAGACTTTTTTTCTGGGAAAAACGGTCGGCAATTATACCTGCTCCTTTACAGGGGTACCCGCTCCGGCCAATGTGAAAGCCGCGCAGGAAGAGGCGATCAGCTACGCGGTTTACCGTGTACTGCGCCATCGGTTTGCCAAATCTCCCAGCGCCGCGAAAATTATCGATGAATGTGACTCGTTGTTCCAGGCTTTGGGTTATGACCCGACCTTCACCAGTATTAATTACAATACCGGCAACCCGGCCGCACTGGGAAACTATATCGCCGAAAGAATCATTGACTTTGGCCTTCAGGATGGCTCCAATGAAAAAAATCAATATGCCAACCGTTTCTACGAACCTGTAAATCCTGCCATTGCCCCCGACATTCCCGGCAACCCCTATATTCAGGATCCCAATCGCTGGCAGCCTATTTCTCTGGAGGTTTTTATCGATCAGTCAGGAAACCCTATTCCCGGTCGTACACAACCCTTTCTCAGCCCCGAATGGGGAAGAGTGACGCCTTTCTCTCTCACAGAAGAGGATCTTACCATTTACGAGCGGGATGGAAATGAATACTGGGTCTATCACGATCCGGGCCCACCGTCTTATATCGATCCGGAAAATGGTGGCGATGGATCGGCTGAATATATGTGGGGATTTAACCTGGTAGCGGTATGGTCAGGACACCTCGACCCCCGCGATAGTGTGATGTGGGATATTTCTCCTGCTTCTATCGGTAATATTGAAAGTTATCCCACCAGTGCTAAAGATTATCCTGCGTTTTATGATCTGATAAATGGTGGTGATGCCAGCCGGGGAAGGGAAATAAACCCCTATACCGGTCAGCCCTACGAACCACAATATGTGCCCCGGGCAGACTATGCCCGTGTACTTGCTGAGTTCTGGGCCGATGGTCCGGCATCTGAAACGCCTCCCGGGCATTGGTTTACCATCCTCAACTATGTCAATGATCACCCCGCCCTTCAAAAACGATTTAAAGGCCAGGGAAACGTACTCGATGATCTGGAATGGGATGTCAAAGCTTACCTGCTGATGGGAGGGGCCATGCACGATGTCGCCATTTCTGCCTGGGGGGTCAAAGGGTGGTACGATTATACCCGCCCGGTATCGGCCATTCGCTATATGGCCGACCGGGGCCAAAGCTCCGATCCTACACTGCCCAATTATCATGTCGCGGGAATCCCTCTGGTTCCTGGTTTTGTCGAACTTGTGGAAGCCGGAGACCCGCTGGCGGGAGCCGGCAATAAAAATGTAGGTAAGATCAAACTGTTTGCGTGGAAAGGCCCGGATTTTATCTTTGATCCGGAAACCGATGAAGCCGGTGTGGACTGGATTCTGGCCGAAAACTGGTGGCCCTATCAGCGCCCTACATTTGTGACACCCCCTTTTGCCGGGTATGTTTCGGGCCATTCTACCTACTCACGGGCTGCCGCGGAGGTGATGACAATGCTTACGGGCGATGAGTATTTTCCAGGAGGAATGAGCGGATTTGTGGCAAAGAAAAATGAGTTTCTGGTGTTTGAAGAAGGTCCCAGTATGGATGTGATTCTCCAATGGGCAACTTATCGCGATGCTTCCGATCAGACGAGCCTCTCGCGTATCTGGGGCGGAATCCATCCGCCGATGGATGATATTCCCGGCAGGTTTATGGGAATGGAAATCGGGGTGGAAGCCTTTAATTTAGCAGAAAAATATTTCACCGGGAATGCGCCGAATGCGCCCGAACCACCAGCAACACAACTTTTCCCCAACCCGCTTTATGCGACTGAGAACATGACAGTAAGGGTAAATGTGCTTACCGATATGATAGATATACAAATGTTTGACCTTGCGGGTCGACAGATCGAAGTTAAATTCTTGAAATCGGGATTTGAATGGATACTCGATATTCCAAATGAAACTTCTCCCGGTACATATATTATCCGCATTACGGGAGATACCTTCTCCAATGCGCATAAAATTCAGGTCTTGTGA
- a CDS encoding helix-turn-helix domain-containing protein: MVLYIKYMVSLRCKMIIKEELTKLKLSYTLIDNGKVEIREAITTIQREQLKKSLLKSGMQLLNDADSMLIEKIKNVLKDMIYNSNEIDEKHYADHLSDKLNCDYHYLSSLFSEIKGLSIEHYIAMHKIERVKELLLYEDLNLTQICNKLHYKNVENLSYQFKKITGLTPSFYRQVKQKRMNVRHQYETIPKPPTPR; this comes from the coding sequence ATGGTACTATACATAAAATACATGGTCAGTCTGCGCTGCAAAATGATTATCAAGGAAGAATTGACAAAACTGAAACTGTCCTATACACTGATTGACAATGGTAAAGTTGAAATCCGGGAAGCGATCACGACTATACAGCGCGAGCAGCTTAAAAAGAGCCTCCTGAAATCAGGGATGCAATTGCTCAATGACGCGGATAGTATGCTTATAGAAAAGATAAAAAATGTGCTGAAGGATATGATTTATAATTCCAACGAAATAGATGAAAAACATTATGCCGACCACCTTAGTGATAAATTAAACTGCGATTATCACTACCTCTCCAGCCTGTTTTCAGAAATAAAAGGCCTTTCCATCGAACATTATATCGCCATGCATAAAATTGAAAGAGTAAAGGAGCTTTTACTATATGAAGACCTGAACCTGACTCAAATTTGCAATAAACTACACTACAAAAATGTAGAAAACTTATCCTACCAGTTCAAAAAAATTACAGGTTTGACGCCTTCCTTTTACAGACAAGTAAAACAGAAGCGTATGAACGTCCGCCATCAATATGAGACTATTCCCAAACCACCAACGCCTCGATAA
- a CDS encoding AraC family transcriptional regulator — MVSHRCKMIVAEELVKLGIRYFSIDLGMVELFEDITKKQHEELKKNLMADGLELLESKKSILVEKIKHVVIEMIHYMDELPNVNYSDYISEKLGFDYTYLSNIFSEVKGITLQQYIIIHKIEKVKELLLYDELNLTEISYKMHYSSVAHLSNQFKKVTGLSPSFFKKLKHKREVNLEDL; from the coding sequence ATGGTTAGCCATCGCTGTAAGATGATCGTGGCGGAAGAACTGGTAAAACTGGGGATTCGCTATTTCAGTATTGACCTTGGCATGGTTGAACTTTTTGAAGATATTACAAAAAAACAGCACGAGGAGCTGAAAAAAAATCTCATGGCAGACGGTTTGGAGTTGTTGGAAAGTAAAAAGAGCATTCTTGTTGAAAAAATAAAACATGTGGTCATAGAGATGATTCATTATATGGACGAATTGCCAAATGTGAATTACTCAGATTATATCAGTGAAAAGCTGGGCTTCGATTATACCTATTTATCCAATATATTTTCAGAGGTGAAGGGTATCACCCTGCAGCAGTATATCATCATCCACAAAATTGAAAAGGTCAAAGAATTGCTGTTATATGACGAGTTGAATCTGACCGAGATTTCCTATAAAATGCATTACAGCAGCGTAGCACATTTGTCCAACCAGTTTAAGAAAGTCACAGGCCTGTCTCCTTCCTTCTTCAAAAAGCTAAAACATAAGCGAGAAGTCAACCTGGAAGACCTGTGA